The DNA segment GCAAACAGTTTAGGTCCCGAATAATTAAACCGTTCCCTTCTCCTCTAGCCAAGGGGAGCCATCTTTCTTATCCCAATACATCAGAAGATTCCCCAAAAAATCATCGACCTCGTTACACCAGCCAATCACTGCCGGGCGAACTCCAAATAAGTTGGCAGCTCCACCGCTTTGTTATGGCAGCCCCTCAATCCAAATAATATTTTTTCGGCAGCTTGTTCCGCAAGCAGCCAACATCATTCCGATAGCTTAAAATATTACCAGCCAGGCGGGCAATAGTATCACATAATTAATTCTTACTCTCCCCTTATCAAAGTTAGTTTTATACTGCTCACTATTGCGCATTATTACTCAACATATTGTTTGTAAACCCGATTTAACCAAGGCATTAAAAACAAAATAATAAGAAAAGCAGCAGCTGTTAACAAAGCATTGGTGAGGAAAAAATAAGATTTTTTCTCGAACAGATCCCAAAGGCCGGAAAGCACACCTGAAAGCTTGTTTCCAATAGCGGTACTCAGGAACCACCCGCCCATCATTAAGGCAGCAATACGCCTGGGTGCCAGTTTACTTACCAGAGATAGTCCCATGGGGCTCAGACAAAGCTCACCAACGGTTATAACGCCATACACACCAAACAGCCAGGCCACCGATGCTTTGTCTAAACCATTTCCTGATGCCACAGCGGCAACTACCATTACCAGCCACGATAAGGCCGAAATTATCATACCCCAGGCAATCTTTCCAGGCGTAGTAGGCTCTTTTTTTCTACGGCGCAGCCACCCGAAAATACCAACCACCAATGGGGTAAGTATAACCACAAAAAACGGGTTTATAGATGCTTGCAACTCTGTGGGCCATAGGTTTAACTGCCCTCCTTCACTTTTTTGCGCTTCGCTTAATGCGGCCCATTCCTCCTCGGTTAAGTCAGATGGTTTATCATCAATATTACCTACCGGTAATTCTTTGGTATAATTATTAAAATACGGATTAGGACCAACTATCGTACCCAAGTCTTCACCATGCGCCCCTTGCAGTTTTATTTCGCGTGGTAAAGTAGATACCTCCTCTGTTTTTGCTACCGCATTAACTATGGTCTCTGTTATTCCGGAAACTTCGCGGCTTGTATCATTCTTGGCCCAATAAGTTAAGGCCGATCCGTTTTGGTGAAATACCGCCCAAAAAATTATAACCACACCAAACACGGCCAGCAAGGCAGCGATAGGCTCACGTTCTGTTTTCTTGTCGGCTGTTTTCCAGGTGGTAAAAAAGAAAAACAACACAGGAATACAAAAAAATATAAAA comes from the Saccharicrinis carchari genome and includes:
- a CDS encoding peptide MFS transporter; this encodes MSKQKHPKGLMILFFTEMWERFGYYLMLGIFSLYMIEPETTKFPGLGFTNMQAADVYGTYLALVYLTPFFGGLIADRMLGYRNSILIGGVLMASGYIGLAIPDSMGAFYISLLLIILGNGMFKPNVSVLLGKLYEKPEFISLKDSGYNIFYMGINIGAFVCNFVAAYLRLTYGWGWAFAAAGIGMLIGVVWFLVGLARVPEIKEADTISPKRPGDVSMSRLFAVLFLPAFAAAALGWLIPDNMFGSDSNDAFIFFCIPVLFFFFTTWKTADKKTEREPIAALLAVFGVVIIFWAVFHQNGSALTYWAKNDTSREVSGITETIVNAVAKTEEVSTLPREIKLQGAHGEDLGTIVGPNPYFNNYTKELPVGNIDDKPSDLTEEEWAALSEAQKSEGGQLNLWPTELQASINPFFVVILTPLVVGIFGWLRRRKKEPTTPGKIAWGMIISALSWLVMVVAAVASGNGLDKASVAWLFGVYGVITVGELCLSPMGLSLVSKLAPRRIAALMMGGWFLSTAIGNKLSGVLSGLWDLFEKKSYFFLTNALLTAAAFLIILFLMPWLNRVYKQYVE